cattttgttttagttttgtgTATCAAGGTGATGATTATTCCAATAATTACTCCTACGTTTTCGACATACCATGCCATATAGTGTCCCTTTATTTGAAATATGTCTCTCTTTTGTCTTGTGAAAGGCCTACTTCTTTCCATGATAAATACTGAATAAACATAATCGAATCGAAACATATTTAATCTATTCTATATCCATCATCAAAATAATCTTTTCCTTAGACATGTGTAACAAAATGTTACGCAAACGAAAAACAAACTGAACTGAACCATTGGAAAAATGTAATGGCAGAGATGGGAATAAGCTTATTTAAAACTGTGATGGAAGTTGTTACATCGACTTGAAAAACTGCAAAGgacaaagaagagagagaaaaaacaacaacatcgaATGGAGACGATACATGCAGAAAACCCTTTTACCCACCTTTCTCTTTTTACGTAATCTCTGTCGGCGGGTTGGTAGCCATTTGTCTGGTATCTAGTACTGTATTCGCCCGTATGAGACATGTCACTTTTCTTCCCGACCATCTGAAGTCCTCTTGACGGGTCGCGGCATAGTGTCATCCTAAGTGGGCAGTAGCAGCCCGGCGGAAAAGAGCACCCCTTGGTCGAGCGGCAGCACGCCGCCTGGCCCCGGACTAGGAGGCAGCATGCGGCAATCACTAGTACCACGATGCTGCATAACCTACCGAGCCGCATCTTTTAACCCCTCAGCgacgaaaggaaaaaaaagaagtaataaaGGCCCAGTCACCAAGTAATAGTTTGGTCGGCAGCAGTGGTGGCGGAGTTGGTGCTGAGGACGCTGTCGATTATAGGAGCAGGAGCCCGGTGTCGGCGAAAAGGCGGCTCTGCCCTGATGTTTCACCTGCTTTGTTTGTATGTCCTAGTTTGCAATATTCACGCACACCTGTGTCAAGAAACGGAGAAATATATTTCGTTCATTTGTGCAACATTACTTATCTGCTCTGTCTCCTATTCCAGATGAACACCATCCTCCATGGAGCAATGTCTATGTTCACAAAGTAGTGATTATTAGTGTGTGTGGCGCTCAACCGACCGGCTGAGGAAAAACGTTGCGCGTGCGACAACCACAAAAACGGCTCCTAAAATGTGTGCGACAGGTCTGGTCTGTGCGCTCCTAAATGACTGTGTGTTGCCGAAATGTGCGTGCGCACCTTAACTGTTTCCGACGCTGTTCATTCTCCACGAACTCCCCCGCCCCCGTCAAAAAACGAGGGAAGGTAATTAATTCCATTAATTATTTCGTTATTGACAGTAAACGTTACAGGTTATTTTTCCCCCTGCTGCCTTCGCACTGGCTCATGTGCGTGAACGTCAACGCTACGCCGTCTGATCTAACTCTGGCACTTAGAAAActaatggtaaaaaaaaaaaaaaaatatcagactCAGTTTCACgcttcaaagaaagaaataaagtaaaaataaaacaacctgaagttaaaaaaagtattttccCTTTAGATTTGGCTTTACAAATGATAAACTGGAAGCCATTTCCCACCTTACATGGTACAGTCTAATTGCTTTAATttttgcggtttttttttttttttccttttcttctcatTTCTCCTTTCGTAAATTAATGGACACTAATGACGATTACCTGTTTCGACATGTAAGAAAGAGGgagacatcaaaatgcaaagttTTCTGTCTTTCAGTCATGCACCGGTCATGCACATAATCCCATGTATGAAATTCATTTACGTTTTTAATCAGGCTGATATGCACGCACAAAAATGTTATAAtgccttaaaggggatggctagtaactgatcagtgggaatcagtgggaatgctgggggatgattgttccaattcttgtgggattcatttaagagtacattatatatctattgttgtgtgaaaataatttgcttcagaatggtctcatattcaagtaatgtgcagtttaatgtttccaggttagcatgcctgtacagtgacggggcattaaactgcacattactcgaatatgagaccattctgaagcaaataattttcacacaacaatagatatataatatactcttaaatgaatcccacaagaattggaacaatcatcccccagcattcccactgattcccactgatcaatcactagccatcccctttaaatagaACTTGCAGATAGGATAGGGTAGATGGAAAAGCGCATATAAAACTGGTGcttctttcaaattttaatgaCCTCACTCTCGCAGTACCCTGCTCTTTTTCCACGACGTTGGTAATATCAACGGGCAAGCCAATATACACATCCTTTTGCATCTTTTCTCGTTTCATATAGGCATTGAAATAATAATAGAGTGGTGGTGATGAAATAAAACGTTACTATCGTAGCTTGGTTCGGTTCATTTATGCCCGTGAAcgctctccctccctctctcccctcccccccccctttctctctttctttctatcccCTTTCGTCGCCAGGTATTACTACACAAATAGTGACTAACGgagagtgtgtgtgttaatAAGCAGATTAGATCGTTAGAGGCATAACACAAAATACTTTTTAAAGTCTCCACCAAGTGTTAACAATTTAATCTGAAGACTGATGAaggtcgtgtttgtttgtgtatgtattgatAGTTAGGAATTTGGAAGCAAGATAGTAATTGTCTCTTTAGCCTTGACGTTTCTGCCATGCCATGCATCTTTAAGAACCATGAATTGGATGACTTGAAATATCTGTTATCGTGTATAGCACTTTGTTCAGCATAATTTATCTGCACATTATAATCACTGCTTTACAAGAACCGACTTAAGAAAACACAACATAGACAGCCTCTCCGATGTTGTACATTCCCTTCCTTCATACGTTTACTCATCAGTTGACATATACGAAAAATTTCTAGCAGAACACAGCGTGAGTAAAATGGACAACATTCATTTATCCATGTTTTGCACAGATGTATTGTTTTCGTATTTGAGCTCAAGGACGTTAACTTTTGCAGCGTGAGAGAAGAATTTCTGGACGACCCTTCTTTCCTTAAACTTGAAAAGAATGTCATCTCAGATTGATCACCGAAAGCTACGTTAAAGTCCTTCTCCAATCACCCGAAAGGATGAAATACCAATCTTCCCGCGATTACGGGATTCTAAAAGTCAAATTACTCATCTTACAAACACTTCATTCAATTTACAATTTTACGGTTTGGTgaattctccctcccccttctctatTTCTTCTCCTCATCAATTCTCTCTATATAGGTAAACCAAGATCCTGGAGGTAATCAATGGTCATTCAGAGGTGGGACAAATATATATGAGATATATCTGAACGAGAGGTATCTTTTTGTATAGTGGGACTGAGCGTCAATGGGCATCGGACAAATACGCAGAAACTGATGTTGACAGACAATTTTCAATTCCCGTTTCATACCATTAAAACTGATTCAATGGCACATAACGATTGGAAATGGACTGTGTTGTTTTGTGAATATACGAATGTCAGGGGGTGGGTAAATACCTTGGCTAAGCTATCTATC
The DNA window shown above is from Diadema setosum chromosome 22, eeDiaSeto1, whole genome shotgun sequence and carries:
- the LOC140245110 gene encoding uncharacterized protein, translated to MRLGRLCSIVVLVIAACCLLVRGQAACCRSTKGCSFPPGCYCPLRMTLCRDPSRGLQMVGKKSDMSHTGEYSTRYQTNGYQPADRDYVKRERHSRNRRKLTQLVRDSELDLSHILRALQTGNELPWKTGYLPY